In one window of Flavobacterium ginsengisoli DNA:
- a CDS encoding SRPBCC family protein — protein sequence MKSNLLMNFTVDKENKTVNVKREFNASLPQVWSAWTEPQILDLWWAPAPWKSRTKSMNFEEGGRRLYAMVGPEGEEHWAIADYTSINPKTNVKWLDAFCDSEGNLNEEFPRSDWDVTFSEKDGSTFVDVVIKHEKLSDLEMIIQMGFKEGFTIAMEGLDAIFAEKAK from the coding sequence ATGAAATCAAATCTTTTAATGAATTTTACTGTAGACAAAGAAAATAAAACTGTAAATGTAAAACGTGAATTTAATGCTTCATTGCCGCAAGTATGGTCGGCTTGGACAGAACCTCAAATTCTAGATTTGTGGTGGGCGCCAGCTCCGTGGAAATCACGAACAAAAAGCATGAATTTTGAAGAAGGCGGACGACGATTGTATGCAATGGTTGGCCCTGAAGGTGAAGAACATTGGGCTATTGCCGATTATACTTCAATAAATCCGAAGACAAACGTAAAATGGCTAGATGCTTTTTGCGATAGCGAAGGCAACTTAAACGAAGAATTTCCGCGTTCTGACTGGGACGTTACTTTCTCTGAAAAAGATGGTTCTACTTTTGTTGATGTCGTAATCAAGCACGAAAAATTATCCGATCTAGAAATGATTATTCAAATGGGATTCAAAGAAGGTTTTACCATTGCTATGGAAGGTTTGGATGCTATTTTTGCAGAAAAAGCAAAATAA
- a CDS encoding alpha/beta hydrolase, whose protein sequence is MNKFFALAFLLFSSTLAFSQKNKTKTIETSKPFVLGVIDEIQSKELNEKRILNIYLPEGYNPVEATKYPVIYLLDGSADEDFIHISGLVQFNSFEWINQVPKSIVVGIATVDRRRDFTFPTTVENDKTRFPTTGHSDQFIAFIEKELQPFIEKKYKTNDSKTIIGQSLGGLLGTEILLKKPTLFNKYVIISPSLWWNNGSLLDLDSEMLKENFKQPTEIYVAVGKEGLAPTAIPHVMEVDANLLAEKLKGSKSKNVKTYFDYFPEENHGSILHTAVFNSFKFFYPKNKE, encoded by the coding sequence ATGAACAAATTTTTTGCCTTGGCCTTTTTACTTTTTTCTTCGACTTTAGCATTCAGCCAAAAGAATAAAACAAAAACCATAGAAACTTCAAAGCCTTTTGTACTTGGCGTAATTGACGAAATTCAATCAAAAGAATTAAACGAAAAAAGAATTCTCAATATTTATCTTCCCGAAGGCTATAATCCTGTTGAAGCAACAAAATACCCTGTAATTTATTTATTGGACGGTTCTGCCGATGAAGATTTTATTCATATTTCTGGATTAGTTCAGTTTAATAGTTTTGAATGGATTAATCAGGTTCCAAAATCAATTGTTGTAGGAATTGCAACTGTTGACAGAAGACGCGATTTTACTTTTCCTACTACTGTTGAAAATGATAAAACCCGTTTTCCTACAACAGGACATTCTGATCAGTTTATTGCTTTTATCGAAAAAGAATTACAGCCTTTTATTGAAAAAAAATACAAAACAAATGATTCTAAAACCATTATTGGCCAATCTCTTGGCGGGTTGTTAGGAACTGAAATCCTGCTTAAAAAACCAACTCTTTTTAATAAATACGTTATTATAAGTCCGAGCTTATGGTGGAATAATGGTTCTTTGTTAGATTTGGATTCTGAAATGCTGAAAGAAAATTTTAAACAGCCAACCGAAATTTATGTTGCTGTTGGAAAAGAAGGATTGGCTCCAACAGCAATTCCGCATGTTATGGAAGTTGATGCTAATTTACTGGCAGAAAAACTAAAAGGATCTAAAAGCAAAAATGTAAAAACTTACTTCGATTATTTCCCAGAAGAAAATCATGGTTCAATTCTGCATACAGCAGTTTTTAATTCTTTCAAATTCTTTTATCCTAAAAACAAGGAATAA
- a CDS encoding SRPBCC family protein produces MKTDLLMNFSVDKENKTVNVKREFNASLPQVWSAWTEPEILDLWWAPAPFVSKTKTMEFKEGGKRLYAMVGPDGTERWSYFEYSSISPKTNFKHSATFSDAEGNPNSEFASSYWDITFSEQNGSTIVDIAIRRDSFEELQKIIEMGFREGFTSAMQGLDKILAEK; encoded by the coding sequence ATGAAAACTGATTTATTAATGAATTTTTCTGTAGACAAGGAAAATAAAACTGTAAATGTAAAACGTGAATTTAATGCTTCATTGCCGCAAGTATGGTCGGCTTGGACAGAACCTGAAATTTTAGATTTATGGTGGGCGCCGGCTCCTTTTGTATCTAAAACCAAAACAATGGAGTTTAAAGAAGGCGGAAAAAGATTATATGCCATGGTTGGTCCAGACGGTACAGAACGTTGGAGTTATTTTGAGTATTCTTCTATTTCTCCGAAAACTAACTTTAAACATTCTGCTACTTTTTCTGATGCAGAAGGAAATCCGAATTCAGAATTTGCTAGTTCGTATTGGGATATCACTTTTTCTGAACAAAACGGTTCTACAATTGTTGACATCGCCATTAGACGTGACAGTTTTGAAGAATTGCAAAAAATAATTGAAATGGGCTTTAGAGAAGGTTTTACTTCGGCAATGCAAGGTTTGGACAAAATCTTAGCAGAAAAATAA
- a CDS encoding ArsR/SmtB family transcription factor gives MKRDIFQAIADPTRRAILVLISSTALTPNAIAEQFQTTRQAVSKHIKILNECDLLEEKKLGREIYYQLKIEKMKEVDEWLEQFKAIWEQRFSQLDQVLLNLKAKENEN, from the coding sequence ATGAAAAGAGATATTTTTCAAGCTATTGCCGATCCAACAAGAAGAGCAATATTAGTTTTGATTTCTTCTACTGCATTAACACCAAATGCTATTGCAGAGCAGTTTCAAACTACAAGACAGGCGGTTTCTAAACACATTAAAATACTAAATGAATGTGATTTATTGGAAGAAAAAAAATTGGGTAGAGAAATTTATTATCAGCTCAAAATTGAAAAAATGAAAGAAGTTGATGAATGGCTAGAGCAGTTTAAAGCAATTTGGGAACAGCGTTTTAGCCAATTGGATCAAGTATTACTAAACTTAAAAGCTAAAGAAAATGAAAACTGA